The Sphingomonas sp. LY54 genome includes a region encoding these proteins:
- a CDS encoding Bax inhibitor-1/YccA family protein, whose product MANGFDPRATARPQPGTAGVGRESVAFDAGLRSYMLSVYNYMASGVLLTGIVALLFANSGYAATVLGGPGLLKYLIMFSPLAFVMVLSFGINRLSTATAQMLFWAFATVMGLSMASIFLVFTGTSIAQTFFATAAAFLGLSLYGYTTKRDLSAFGTFLIMGVVGLLVASIINIFLQSGTMQLVISFIGVLLFAGLTAYDTQRIKSMYAHVAGTDMMGKTVIMGALSLYLDFVNMFTFLLQFMGQRD is encoded by the coding sequence ATGGCTAACGGATTTGACCCTCGAGCGACCGCAAGGCCGCAGCCTGGAACGGCTGGGGTCGGCCGGGAAAGCGTCGCCTTCGACGCCGGCCTTCGCTCCTACATGCTGTCCGTCTACAATTATATGGCGTCGGGCGTCCTTCTCACCGGCATCGTCGCTCTGCTGTTCGCGAACAGCGGCTATGCGGCGACGGTCCTCGGCGGACCCGGTCTGCTCAAATATCTGATCATGTTCTCGCCGCTGGCGTTCGTGATGGTGCTGAGCTTCGGCATCAACCGCCTCTCGACCGCCACCGCGCAGATGCTCTTCTGGGCGTTCGCAACGGTGATGGGCCTGTCGATGGCGTCGATCTTCTTGGTCTTCACCGGCACGTCGATCGCGCAGACCTTCTTCGCCACGGCGGCGGCATTCCTCGGCCTTAGCCTCTACGGCTACACGACCAAGCGGGATCTGTCGGCCTTCGGCACCTTCCTGATCATGGGCGTGGTCGGCCTGCTGGTCGCCTCGATCATCAACATCTTCCTGCAGTCGGGCACGATGCAACTGGTGATCAGCTTCATCGGCGTGCTGCTGTTCGCGGGCCTCACCGCCTACGACACGCAGCGCATCAAGAGCATGTACGCCCACGTGGCGGGCACCGACATGATGGGCAAGACCGTGATCATGGGCGCGCTGTCGCTCTATCTCGACTTCGTCAACATGTTCACCTTCCTCCTCCAGTTCATGGGCCAGCGCGACTAA
- the thpR gene encoding RNA 2',3'-cyclic phosphodiesterase — translation MHRLFVAIRPPRPIREQLLAVMGGVRNARWQSDEQLHLTLRFIGEVDRHQAEDIHAALAAIRHPGFEIALAGIGRFGRPGQPGSLWAGVSPHEPLKALHHKVDQAVTRAGVPPERRAFAPHITLARLKRDAGPIDGLLAHSGGLSSPLFAVDAFALYESELTPDGAIYSVVERFDLG, via the coding sequence ATGCATCGCCTGTTCGTCGCCATTCGACCCCCGCGCCCGATCCGCGAGCAACTGCTCGCGGTCATGGGCGGCGTGCGCAACGCGCGCTGGCAGAGCGATGAACAGCTCCATCTGACGCTGCGTTTCATCGGCGAGGTCGACCGTCACCAGGCCGAGGACATCCATGCCGCGCTGGCCGCGATCCGCCATCCCGGCTTCGAGATCGCGCTGGCAGGCATCGGCCGCTTCGGCCGGCCGGGGCAGCCGGGGAGCCTGTGGGCGGGAGTGTCGCCGCACGAACCGCTCAAAGCCCTCCACCACAAGGTCGACCAGGCCGTCACCCGTGCCGGAGTGCCGCCCGAGCGCCGCGCCTTCGCGCCGCACATCACGCTCGCGCGGCTGAAGCGCGACGCCGGACCGATCGACGGCTTGCTGGCGCATTCCGGCGGCCTCTCTAGCCCGCTTTTTGCAGTGGATGCTTTCGCGCTCTACGAGAGCGAGCTTACGCCGGACGGGGCGATCTACTCGGTGGTCGAGCGCTTCGATCTCGGCTGA
- a CDS encoding fructosamine kinase family protein, which yields MTAFASKVADLTGVPAERLERLAGGDLSEVLLLRRPDGRCTVAKGGAAVATEAAMLRALLGAGVPVPMVEGEHDGVLLLHHVENDGVFSPHAWTDIGRVVRRLHDKVGRQYGWPVDYRLGTVALDNRQTSDWPAFWGEQRLVATASILDRPTRERVERLARRLPDLLPAAPPPSFLHGDLWTGNILVADGKLAALIDPACYGGDAEVDLAMLTLFGSPPAEFWDAYGPLEAGWRERRDVYQLFPALVHLRLFGASYAGMVDRLLGRLGA from the coding sequence GTGACGGCCTTCGCCAGCAAGGTGGCCGACCTCACCGGCGTTCCGGCCGAGCGGCTCGAGCGGCTTGCCGGCGGCGATCTGTCCGAGGTTTTGCTGCTCCGCCGCCCCGATGGCCGTTGCACGGTCGCCAAGGGCGGGGCGGCCGTCGCGACCGAGGCGGCGATGCTGCGGGCGCTGCTGGGCGCAGGCGTGCCGGTGCCGATGGTGGAGGGCGAGCATGACGGCGTGCTGCTGCTCCACCATGTCGAGAATGACGGCGTGTTCAGCCCCCATGCCTGGACCGACATCGGACGGGTCGTGCGGCGGCTCCACGACAAGGTCGGCCGGCAATATGGCTGGCCGGTCGACTATCGGCTGGGCACCGTTGCGCTCGACAACCGCCAGACCAGCGACTGGCCGGCCTTCTGGGGCGAGCAGAGGCTGGTCGCCACGGCGAGCATCCTCGACCGGCCGACGCGCGAACGGGTCGAGCGCCTCGCCCGGCGCCTGCCCGATCTGCTGCCGGCCGCACCGCCCCCCTCCTTTCTCCACGGCGACCTCTGGACCGGAAACATCCTCGTTGCCGACGGCAAGCTCGCGGCACTGATCGATCCGGCCTGCTATGGCGGTGACGCGGAAGTCGACCTTGCGATGCTGACCCTGTTCGGGTCGCCCCCCGCCGAATTCTGGGATGCCTACGGACCCTTGGAGGCCGGATGGAGGGAACGGCGCGACGTCTATCAACTGTTCCCCGCGCTCGTGCATCTGCGGCTGTTCGGGGCGTCCTATGCGGGCATGGTCGATCGCCTGCTCGGCCGGCTCGGCGCCTGA
- a CDS encoding low molecular weight protein-tyrosine-phosphatase — translation MTVSVLFVCLGNICRSPLAEAAFRAEAERLGLDVEVDSAGTGDWHVGRSPDSRAIAVARKNGVDISHLRARQVAPDDFLRFDHIVALDAENFANLKRLEPNDGKAQLSLLLDHVEGRKGEAVADPYYGQSEHFEVTWRDVTEGARGLARKIAGR, via the coding sequence ATGACGGTTTCGGTCCTGTTCGTGTGTCTCGGCAACATCTGCCGCTCGCCTCTCGCCGAAGCGGCATTCCGCGCCGAGGCCGAACGGCTGGGGCTCGATGTCGAAGTGGACAGCGCCGGCACCGGCGACTGGCATGTCGGGCGCTCGCCCGACTCTCGCGCCATCGCCGTCGCCCGCAAGAACGGCGTCGACATTTCCCACCTGCGCGCGCGTCAGGTTGCGCCGGACGATTTCCTCCGCTTCGATCATATCGTCGCGCTCGATGCCGAGAATTTCGCCAATCTGAAGCGCCTCGAGCCGAACGACGGCAAGGCGCAATTGTCGCTGCTGCTCGATCATGTCGAGGGACGGAAAGGGGAGGCGGTGGCCGATCCTTATTACGGCCAGTCCGAGCATTTCGAAGTCACCTGGCGCGACGTCACAGAAGGCGCGCGGGGCCTTGCGCGGAAGATCGCCGGGCGGTGA
- a CDS encoding MFS transporter, whose amino-acid sequence MATQKVDAPPIRVGAYAWYALFVLVIVYALNFVDRQILSILAEDIKKDLGLEDAQIGFLYGTAFAVFYALFGIPLGRLADSWYRGRLMAMGLALWSGMTALSGFATSFGMLAVARIGVGIGEASASPAAYSMISDSFPKEKRATALSIYSSGLYIGGALSLPIGGFVLSRWNTAYPSAAEAPLGLAGWQAAFLAVGIPGLLIALWVLSLREPQRGASDGLPQPVVRPHAWRDFGRELVAILPPLTLFNTARLPGEFKINLMALAVVAAAAAGLIALTGDAPQWGAYGLGIYAVFSWVQSLRHRDRPTYRLLWATPTTLMLAIAFGSISFVSYAVSFWTPPYVMRTFYPDPTGPAFYISGMTGAEEVATIIGWGAAASAAVGVIMGGIISDLWRRRHPAGRLYVNALAVILPAPLTWFLFSTGDLTRFYAVFPFAHMFGAAWVGAAVATLQDLVLPRMRATAGATYILGTTMIGLALGPYYAGKMADVLQSLSAGIFALYVVPPFTLLALWVGSRTIAGVEDGKIERARAAGEPL is encoded by the coding sequence ATGGCGACGCAAAAGGTGGACGCTCCCCCGATCAGAGTCGGCGCCTATGCCTGGTACGCCCTCTTCGTTCTCGTCATCGTCTATGCGCTCAATTTCGTCGATCGGCAGATCCTCTCGATCCTGGCCGAAGACATCAAGAAGGATCTGGGCCTGGAGGATGCCCAGATCGGCTTCCTCTACGGCACCGCCTTCGCCGTCTTCTACGCGCTGTTCGGCATCCCGCTCGGGCGGCTTGCCGACAGCTGGTATCGCGGGCGCCTGATGGCGATGGGCCTGGCGCTCTGGTCCGGCATGACCGCTCTGTCGGGCTTCGCGACGAGCTTCGGCATGCTCGCCGTCGCGCGCATCGGCGTCGGCATCGGAGAGGCGAGCGCTTCGCCCGCCGCTTATTCGATGATCTCGGACAGCTTCCCCAAGGAGAAGCGCGCCACCGCCCTCTCGATCTATTCGAGCGGCCTCTACATCGGCGGCGCGCTCAGCCTGCCGATCGGCGGCTTCGTGCTCAGCCGGTGGAACACCGCCTACCCGAGCGCGGCCGAAGCGCCTCTGGGCCTCGCCGGCTGGCAGGCGGCCTTCCTCGCCGTCGGCATCCCCGGTCTCCTTATCGCTTTATGGGTCCTCTCGCTCAGGGAGCCGCAGCGCGGCGCGTCCGACGGACTACCCCAGCCGGTGGTGCGCCCGCATGCCTGGCGAGACTTCGGGCGCGAGCTGGTGGCGATCCTGCCGCCGCTCACCTTGTTCAACACCGCGCGCCTGCCCGGCGAGTTCAAGATCAACCTGATGGCGCTCGCGGTCGTGGCCGCCGCCGCCGCGGGTCTGATTGCGCTGACCGGCGACGCCCCGCAATGGGGAGCCTACGGGCTCGGCATCTATGCCGTCTTCTCCTGGGTTCAATCGCTCCGCCATCGCGACCGGCCGACCTACCGGTTGCTCTGGGCGACGCCGACGACGCTGATGCTTGCGATCGCGTTCGGCAGCATCTCGTTCGTGAGCTATGCGGTGAGCTTCTGGACGCCGCCCTACGTGATGCGCACCTTCTACCCCGACCCGACCGGGCCGGCCTTCTACATTTCCGGAATGACGGGCGCCGAGGAAGTCGCCACCATCATCGGCTGGGGCGCGGCCGCCAGCGCCGCAGTCGGCGTGATCATGGGCGGCATCATCTCGGACCTGTGGCGCCGCCGCCATCCGGCGGGACGGCTCTACGTCAACGCTTTGGCGGTGATCCTCCCCGCGCCGCTGACCTGGTTCCTGTTCAGCACCGGGGATCTCACCCGTTTCTACGCCGTCTTCCCGTTCGCCCACATGTTCGGCGCGGCATGGGTCGGCGCGGCCGTGGCGACGCTCCAGGATCTGGTTCTGCCGCGGATGCGCGCCACCGCCGGGGCGACATACATCCTCGGCACCACGATGATCGGATTGGCGCTCGGCCCTTATTATGCGGGCAAGATGGCCGACGTGCTGCAGAGCCTCAGCGCGGGGATTTTTGCGCTCTACGTCGTCCCGCCCTTCACCCTGCTCGCGCTGTGGGTCGGATCGCGAACCATCGCCGGCGTGGAGGACGGCAAGATCGAAAGGGCCCGCGCAGCGGGCGAGCCCCTCTGA
- a CDS encoding superoxide dismutase family protein: MKRWTLCATAALALAGCATTYDADDVGPGPDAAMASAELRDPSGRVMGSATASQVGDSIRIRIDGRNLPSGAHGAHIHQTGVCAAPDFASAGPHWNPTDRKHGKDNPAGMHHGDLPNVLIGANGEGSLEYTIPGGRLSGGGAAMLDGDGASIVIHATADDYRTDPSGNSGGRIACGVFR; encoded by the coding sequence ATGAAGCGGTGGACGCTCTGCGCGACGGCAGCCCTGGCATTGGCTGGCTGCGCGACGACATATGATGCGGATGACGTCGGGCCAGGGCCCGATGCCGCAATGGCTTCGGCCGAGCTGCGCGACCCCAGCGGCCGCGTCATGGGGAGCGCGACGGCGAGCCAGGTGGGCGACAGCATCCGGATCCGGATCGACGGCCGCAATCTCCCGAGCGGCGCGCATGGCGCGCACATCCACCAGACCGGCGTCTGCGCGGCGCCCGACTTCGCCAGCGCCGGTCCGCACTGGAACCCGACGGACCGGAAGCACGGCAAGGACAATCCCGCCGGAATGCATCACGGCGACCTGCCCAACGTGCTGATCGGCGCGAACGGGGAAGGCTCGCTGGAATATACGATCCCCGGTGGGCGACTGAGCGGCGGCGGAGCGGCCATGCTGGATGGCGATGGTGCCTCCATCGTCATCCACGCGACCGCGGACGACTACCGGACGGATCCGTCGGGCAACAGCGGTGGTCGCATCGCCTGCGGCGTGTTTCGCTGA
- a CDS encoding OmpA family protein codes for MRKLAIVVALSSTVLATPAMARDGAWYVGGELGAMIVEDIDVDIAGVDNVIGLDHDYGYDAALFTGYDLGAFRIEAEVAYKKADLEGVTTSGLVLPGDNRASVIYDAAAGNTNVLSFMVNGMADFGDDDGINGFIGGGIGIARVKYDNQRVFANQGAFLDDSDSGLAWQVIAGVRAPITENIDAQLKYRFFNVSGLDMVAFNGDEASSRYRSHSLLGGIIFNFGAAPPPPPPPPPPPPPPPPPPPPPPPPPVVQGPFIVFFDWDKSDITPQAAAILDNAASAYQSTGQAQVVLAGHADKSGSAQYNVGLSQRRADNVRQYLAGRGVPDGVMTTEAFGESRPLVETADGVREPQNRRVEITFGPGSGQ; via the coding sequence ATGCGGAAGCTCGCCATAGTTGTGGCGCTTTCATCCACCGTGCTCGCGACTCCGGCAATGGCTCGCGACGGCGCATGGTATGTAGGCGGCGAACTCGGTGCGATGATCGTCGAGGATATCGACGTTGACATCGCAGGCGTGGATAACGTCATCGGCCTTGACCATGATTATGGTTATGACGCGGCGCTTTTCACCGGCTACGATCTCGGTGCGTTCCGCATCGAAGCCGAAGTGGCCTATAAGAAGGCGGACCTCGAAGGCGTAACCACGTCGGGTCTGGTTCTGCCGGGCGATAATCGCGCAAGCGTGATCTATGATGCCGCAGCCGGCAACACCAACGTGCTGAGCTTCATGGTCAACGGCATGGCCGATTTCGGCGATGACGATGGCATCAACGGCTTCATCGGCGGTGGTATCGGTATCGCCCGCGTGAAGTATGACAACCAGCGCGTTTTCGCGAACCAGGGCGCTTTCCTCGACGACAGCGACTCCGGCCTCGCGTGGCAGGTCATCGCAGGCGTTCGCGCCCCGATCACCGAGAACATCGACGCCCAGCTGAAGTACCGTTTCTTCAACGTGTCGGGTCTCGACATGGTGGCGTTCAACGGTGACGAGGCTTCGTCGCGCTATCGCTCGCACAGCCTGCTCGGTGGCATCATCTTCAACTTCGGCGCCGCTCCGCCGCCGCCGCCGCCGCCGCCGCCGCCGCCTCCCCCGCCCCCGCCGCCTCCGCCGCCGCCTCCGCCGCCGCCGGTCGTGCAGGGTCCGTTCATCGTGTTCTTCGATTGGGACAAGTCGGACATCACCCCGCAGGCTGCCGCGATCCTCGACAACGCTGCCTCGGCTTACCAGTCGACGGGTCAGGCGCAGGTCGTGCTCGCCGGTCACGCCGACAAGTCGGGTTCGGCCCAGTACAACGTTGGTCTTTCGCAGCGTCGTGCCGACAACGTCCGCCAGTATCTGGCCGGTCGCGGCGTGCCCGATGGCGTGATGACCACCGAAGCGTTCGGCGAGAGCCGTCCGCTGGTCGAGACCGCCGACGGTGTCCGCGAGCCGCAGAACCGGCGCGTGGAAATCACCTTCGGTCCGGGTTCGGGCCAGTAA
- a CDS encoding DUF2793 domain-containing protein, whose product MNATPRFQLPFILPGQAQKELYHNEALSRIDCALHGCVEEGPLATPPTAPTPGQSWVVAAPADGAWTGQEGHIACWTEGGWRFLSPQPGTCVWDKAARLWLHYEDGGWSDGEVPAAKLVIGGVQVVGKRQPPILSPSGGAIIDTEARAAIDALIATLMSHGLTD is encoded by the coding sequence ATGAACGCGACACCGCGGTTCCAGCTTCCTTTCATCCTGCCAGGGCAGGCCCAGAAGGAACTGTACCACAACGAGGCCCTGTCCCGGATCGACTGCGCCCTTCACGGCTGCGTGGAAGAAGGTCCATTGGCGACGCCTCCGACAGCGCCAACGCCGGGCCAAAGCTGGGTCGTTGCGGCTCCGGCAGACGGCGCGTGGACCGGGCAGGAGGGCCACATCGCCTGCTGGACCGAGGGGGGCTGGCGATTCCTCTCGCCGCAACCGGGCACATGCGTCTGGGACAAGGCGGCGCGCCTCTGGCTTCACTATGAAGACGGTGGCTGGAGCGATGGCGAGGTCCCGGCCGCGAAACTCGTGATCGGCGGTGTTCAGGTGGTAGGAAAACGGCAGCCGCCTATCCTAAGTCCTTCTGGCGGCGCGATAATCGACACGGAAGCGCGCGCAGCGATCGACGCTTTGATTGCGACATTAATGTCACACGGTCTGACTGATTGA